Proteins from a genomic interval of Sulfurimonas sp. HSL3-2:
- the htpG gene encoding molecular chaperone HtpG, whose amino-acid sequence MAKHKFQTEANQILHLMIHSLYSNKEIFLRELISNGSDALDKLNMLVLTDEKYKNVQFNPRIDIIPNKENKTLTIKDSGIGMNEEDLINNIGTIAKSGTKAFIESLSGDQKKDSQLIGQFGVGFYAAFMVAGKVEVVTKKAGEDQAFKWTSAGDGEFELDSAEREGHGTTITLFLNDDEHEFLEEHRISSIIEKYSNHIPFPIFMDKEHYTPAKKDDDGKEIEAAKTEIVNEQVNKANALWTISKSEVSDDEYKDFYKSIAHDSTDPLMWTHNKAEGAIEYTTLFYIPSKAPMDMYRVDYQPGIKLYINRVFITDDEKELMPTYLRFLRGVIDSKDLPLNVSREILQNNAILAKIKSASVKKVLSELSKMAKNDAEKYDTFIKEFGNVLKEGLYSDYANRERILDLLRFSTLNSDEKTSLEEFVKNVDAEKKEIYYITAKSTVSMLKNNPALERFKAKGIDVLILNEEVDTIVFPMVNEYKEYKLVNVTDAKFEESEEDKKAKEESKKEYEALTKELKDTLGEDIKDVEVTYDLTDSAVAIKEDKEDPSYMMAQMMRQMGQGGDIPMPKPILQINPNHELIKKLKDSADQNLISDAAHVLLDQAKLFNGMEIDDLPSFIAKLNRIITKAL is encoded by the coding sequence ATGGCAAAACATAAGTTTCAAACTGAAGCAAATCAAATATTACATCTTATGATCCACTCTTTATATTCAAATAAAGAGATCTTTCTGCGTGAACTTATATCTAACGGCTCGGACGCATTAGATAAACTGAATATGTTAGTTCTGACAGATGAAAAATATAAAAATGTACAGTTCAATCCTCGTATAGATATCATACCAAACAAAGAAAACAAGACATTAACTATCAAAGACAGCGGTATCGGTATGAATGAAGAGGACCTTATAAACAATATAGGTACGATCGCTAAATCAGGTACAAAAGCTTTTATCGAAAGTCTAAGCGGAGATCAAAAGAAAGATTCTCAACTTATCGGTCAGTTCGGTGTCGGTTTTTATGCAGCATTTATGGTAGCAGGTAAAGTCGAAGTCGTAACGAAAAAAGCGGGTGAAGATCAAGCATTTAAATGGACAAGTGCCGGCGACGGAGAATTTGAACTTGATTCTGCTGAACGTGAAGGACATGGAACGACTATCACACTTTTTCTAAACGATGATGAGCATGAGTTCTTAGAAGAGCATAGAATCTCCAGCATAATCGAAAAATATTCTAACCATATCCCGTTCCCGATCTTTATGGACAAAGAGCACTATACTCCTGCAAAAAAAGATGATGACGGAAAAGAGATAGAAGCAGCAAAGACTGAGATCGTCAATGAGCAGGTCAATAAAGCAAACGCTCTTTGGACTATCTCAAAATCAGAGGTCAGCGATGACGAGTATAAAGACTTCTATAAAAGTATCGCTCATGACTCGACAGACCCTCTTATGTGGACACATAACAAAGCTGAGGGTGCCATAGAGTATACGACACTGTTTTACATCCCTTCTAAAGCACCTATGGATATGTATCGTGTTGATTATCAGCCTGGTATCAAGCTTTATATCAACCGTGTATTTATCACAGATGACGAAAAAGAGTTGATGCCTACATACCTTCGTTTCTTAAGAGGTGTGATCGATTCAAAAGACCTGCCGTTAAACGTAAGCCGTGAGATACTTCAAAACAATGCGATTTTGGCAAAGATCAAAAGTGCATCTGTGAAAAAAGTTTTATCAGAACTCTCAAAAATGGCTAAAAACGATGCAGAAAAATATGATACTTTTATAAAAGAGTTCGGTAATGTCTTAAAAGAGGGTCTGTACTCTGACTATGCAAACCGTGAAAGGATCTTAGACCTTTTAAGATTCAGCACACTCAACTCAGATGAGAAAACATCTCTTGAAGAGTTCGTTAAAAATGTCGATGCTGAGAAAAAAGAGATCTATTATATCACGGCAAAATCGACTGTAAGCATGCTTAAAAATAATCCTGCACTTGAAAGATTTAAAGCAAAAGGGATCGATGTACTTATTTTAAACGAAGAGGTCGATACGATCGTCTTCCCAATGGTAAACGAATACAAAGAGTATAAGCTTGTAAATGTGACCGACGCTAAATTTGAAGAGAGCGAAGAGGATAAGAAAGCAAAAGAGGAAAGTAAAAAAGAGTATGAAGCGTTAACAAAAGAACTTAAAGATACTCTCGGTGAAGATATCAAAGACGTTGAAGTCACATATGACCTTACAGACTCTGCCGTTGCTATAAAAGAGGATAAAGAAGATCCTTCATATATGATGGCACAGATGATGAGACAGATGGGTCAAGGCGGTGATATCCCGATGCCAAAACCGATCCTTCAGATCAATCCAAATCATGAATTGATCAAGAAGCTCAAAGACTCTGCTGACCAAAATCTTATCAGCGACGCTGCACATGTACTGCTTGATCAGGCAAAACTGTTTAACGGTATGGAGATAGATGATCTGCCTTCATTTATCGCTAAGCTTAACCGCATCATCACAAAAGCACTCTAA